A stretch of Phragmites australis chromosome 12, lpPhrAust1.1, whole genome shotgun sequence DNA encodes these proteins:
- the LOC133886098 gene encoding putative pentatricopeptide repeat-containing protein At1g68930: MLFHHMVVKDSVTLSSMISGLVRNGKPGYALKLFHRMVSNSSVLVTRSILLNVIMACAELGDWRQGKWVEKNHVLRNGSEFKRDPSVVTVLIYMYVKCGKLTSVNLLHGVAEVRGDVVAWNAMIKGCGELGQVEKAIGFAVEMQRVGIDPDAVTFLELLPMISLIPSLKKGMEAYAQIVKRGFQNNQTIANSLICMYGRCGSLGLSVDVFSGIIDKDAISWTSMMQVYAWNGLAAEVVKLFELMKKTAVQPNQYTFIAVLSACKNTGLVEDGMSLLKCMKEQYGLEPDIEHISCVVDMLCRTGRLTDAYHLIQNSHSEHAKNPVLWGTLLSGS, from the coding sequence ATGTTGTTTCATCATATGGTGGTGAAGGATTCTGTCACTTTGAGTTCGATGATCAGTGGGCTTGTTCGGAATGGGAAACCGGGTTATGCTCTTAAGCTTTTCCACCGGATGGTTTCGAATTCGTCAGTGCTTGTCACTAGGTCTATcttgcttaatgtgattatggCCTGCGCTGAGTTGGGGGACTGGAGACAAGGAAAATGGGTTGAAAAAAACCATGTGCTGCGCAATGGCAGTGAATTCAAAAGAGATCCCTCTGTAGTAACCGTGCTGATATATATGTACGTGAAGTGTGGAAAGTTAACGTCAGTGAATCTTCTACATGGAGTTGCAGAGGTTAGAGGTGATGTAGTTGCATGGAATGCTATGATCAAAGGCTGTGGAGAGCTGGGACAAGTGGAAAAAGCAATTGGATTTGCAGTAGAAATGCAGAGGGTAGGCATTGATCCGGATGCGGTTACATTCTTGGAGCTCCTACCCATGATCTCATTGATTCCATCACTGAAAAAGGGGATGGAAGCATATGCTCAGATTGTCAAAAGAGGTTTCCAGAATAATCAGACAATTGCTAATTCGCTTATTTGTATGTATGGTCGATGCGGGAGTCTTGGTCTTTCAGTTGATGTATTTAGTGGGATTATAGACAAGGATGCAATCTCTTGGACTTCTATGATGCAGGTATATGCATGGAATGGGCTTGCTGCTGAAGTTGTTAAGCTTTTTGAGCTGATGAAGAAAACAGCAGTACAACCAAACCAATATACTTTCATTGCTGTGTTGTCGGCTTGTAAAAACACGGGTCTTGTTGAGGATGGAATGAGCTTGCTCAAGTGCATGAAAGAGCAGTATGGTCTGGAGCCAGATATTGAGCATATTTCATGTGTTGTTGATATGCTCTGTCGTACTGGACGCTTGACTGATGCATATCACCTGATACAGAATTCTCACTCTGAACACGCAAAAAATCCTGTATTGTGGGGGACATTGCTAAGTGGTTCCTGA
- the LOC133886455 gene encoding pentatricopeptide repeat-containing protein At2g33760-like: protein MPVVTYWYQALKEALAAAGAGDPRRPHALAVVSGLAANGYLASLLVSRYSRLGDPDAARGVFDAASASSSAPLWPPKPLLYNAMLRGYLALSLPREAAVVFRDIPPHCAPDRHTYHLAATACARASPEDVNLGRRVGRDAEARGLSSDLLVATALIGMHAEAGDMGAARRVFDGMLRRDAVAWNAVIGGYTCAHWRSLAQNSAGAKISMGRRLGRQQGPPAGPNSGLHPFQW from the coding sequence ATGCCCGTCGTGACCTACTGGTACCAGGCCCTCAAGgaagccctcgccgccgccggcgcaggCGACCCCCGCCGTCCGCACGCGCTCGCCGTAGTCTCTGGCCTCGCTGCCAACGGCTACCTCGCGTCCCTCCTCGTCTCCCGCTACTCCCGCCTTGGCGACCCCGATGCCGCGCGCGGGGTGTTCGACGCCGCCTCCGCGTCCTCCTCCGCGCCCCTCTGGCCGCCCAAGCCGCTCCTTTACAACGCGATGCTCCGTGGATACCTCGCCCTGAGCCTCCCGCGCGAGGCCGCCGTGGTCTTCCGCGACATACCGCCCCACTGCGCGCCCGACCGCCACACGTACCACCTCGCCGCCACGGCGTGCGCGCGCGCCTCTCCAGAGGATGTAAACCTTGGACGCCGCGTCGGGCGCGACGCCGAGGCAAGAGGGTTATCGTCCGACCTCCTGGTCGCGACGGCGCTGATTGGGATGCACGCCGAGGCCGGGGACATGGGTGCCGCGCGCAGGGTGTTCGACGGAATGCTGAGGCGGGATGCCGTGGCGTGGAACGCGGTGATCGGTGGGTACACCTGCGCGCACTGGCGGAGCTTGGCCCAAAACTCAGCAGGGGCCAAAATCAGCATGGGCCGAAGATTGGGCCGTCAGCAGGGGCCACCAGCAGGGCCAAATTCTGGGTTGCATCCATTTCAATGGTGA